In Drechmeria coniospora strain ARSEF 6962 chromosome 03, whole genome shotgun sequence, the DNA window GGATGCGCTTACTGGCTCCTCGATCGGTGCCGATCCATCAGCATCATCAGCTTCCTGTTTCGGTCGCTTCGGGGTCCTGTCAAAAAAGGCATCGATTGTTCGTTTTTTTGACATTTAGAAATCTTAACTCAATGGCAAATCGGGCATGGGTCGCACGAGAAGAAGGGCATAGGAGTTTGTAAATAAATATTGGGATTGAATATGGCTTGCATATCCTGAGTTGTGACATCACATTTATCATGACGTTGGCCGTTTATGTGGCCGGCCATCGGTACGTACTGATTGACGATGGTCAGCCTTGTCAGGTTCGGGGATGATGATTCGTGGATCTACATGCTTAGCGCATCATCGCCATGTTCAAAGTGCTCTCAGCCTCGCACACCCAGCAAGCTATAACCTCAAAGTGAAGTTGACGAAAAcgccaaaaaaaaaataagAAACCAACACTCCATTTCTCTTTTCCATTTGAAGGCTACCTCGAACCCTAACAAACCGCGCGATGGAGGTGGGAAATACCTCCCCTTAGACCCAGAAGGCGGTTTGCCAGAGCACGATTCTAACAGAATACCACCAACCCAGTGCAAGCAGCGCTCAAGCCTGGAAATGAATCTCTTTCGTCTCCCAGCCGCTGTCAGAGCGGCCGAAACGCTCGACAGGGCTCTCTTCTCGCGCACACTGCcaacggcggccgcgtcggtgCGTGACAATCGGCTGCTTGCCAAATACCGCAAGCAGCTTGAGAAGACCAACGAgatgctgctcctcgacagGTTTAACCCCATCGTCGCGGATCCTGATGCCAGCCTCGGGGGGCAGGGCAGGAAATGCCTTATTCTCCAACCCAGCGTGAAGCCAGGAGGTAGATGCTCCCTTTTTTCCCCTTCTCCGTTGTTCTTCGCTGTGCTTGCCGATAGTACGGAATAGGGAGAGAAATGGGAGGCTGACAAGAGGAACGAATGGCAGTTCCCGAGACATGGAGCCCAGTCCTGCAAGAGGCGTCGAAGCTGGGAGACTTGACCGTTGTGCCGTTCGAGGTAACGATCGGCTACGACTTGTGGAGCTACTGTGCGTACTTTGCCCGGTTCCAGGCCTACTTATGGTACCCTGCAACACACACTGACGGGTGCAAATGTAGTGGACGTGATGAGGTCACTCTTACCGGAGCACCTCCATGGCGAGATCCCAGTTGGTTTCAACACAGCCGGCCACGTCGGTGAGTCGATGCCACCCAGACATTTCTACGCAATCATCGTATCGGACGTCTCATGAAAATTGCAGCGCACCTCAACCTCCGTAGCCAATATCAGCCATACAAGCACATGATAGCCCAAGTGATCGTCGACAAGAACCCGACAATCCGGACCGTCATCAACAAGACGGACAACGTCGGAACCGAAAGCGAGTTTCGGACGTTTGCGTACGAGGTGCTCGCGGGAGCCGACGAcatgctcgtcgaggtcaacGAGGCCGGTTGCGTCTTTCAGTTCGACTACTCCAAGGTGTACTGGAACACGAAGCTGGGCACGGAGCACCAGAGAATCACGGGGCTCTTCAAGGCCGGCGAAGTGGTGGTCGATGTCATGGCGGGAATCGGCCCCTTTGCGGCGCCTGCTGGCAAGAAGGGCGTCTTCGTCTGGGCCAACGACAAGAACCCGGAgagctacaagtacttgagcGAGGTGGTTCGCAGAAACAAGGCATGTCGCCGTAAGTTCCCTTGGTGTTCGAGCGACGGCTGACGCGCGGCCATGCAGGTTTCCGAGTTTGTCAAGCCCTTCAACTGCGACGGTCATGATTTCATCCGCAAAGCCGCCGATCTCGTCCTGGAGGCGTCGCGGCGCGGCGACTGCGCCGTGGTCAAGCCGGTGAAAGTGTCGAGAAGCGCGCCGGTCGAATCCCGGCCGGCGCCCGTCCGCATTCCCGTGCCGGCCACCGTCGCCCACTTCGTCATGAACCTaccggcgtcggcgctcgAGTTTCTGCACAACTTTCGCGGCCTCTACCATGGCCAGGAGAGGCTCTTTGCCCCGCACACGGAGACGCGGCTTCCCATGGTGCACGCCCACTGCTTCGCCGTCAAGGCAACGGACGCGACGGCCTTGGACGACATCTGCGGGCGAATCTACAACGAGCTTGGCGTCAAGTTCACGCCGGGGGATGCGGCGAGGGATGGCGAGGTGTCGATCCACGAGGTCCGTGATGTGGCACCCGCAAAGCGCATGTTCTGCGCCAGCTTTCGGCTGCCGGCGGAGGTCGCCTTTGCCCCCCGCGCCTGAGATGGTTGGCTGCCCATCTCATCTCAGGGCCAGGTCTTCCGGTCAAGTCACGCTGCCTCGTCTCCCTGCCTGGTTTTCCAGGACGTGCTCTGCCTGGGCAAGGCGACGGTTGTCGTTTCTCACTTGGGCCGTCCGGCCGCTATGGGTGGCTCGGCATCCGGTGAAGGTGAAGCCGTCAGGAGGGGTCCACGTCCATCGGGCGGCCTGTCTTCACTTCCATTACCGCCGGGCTATCAACGCAGTCCGCGCCGCACCGCACCACCTGCATCTGCATGCGAATGTGCGAACCCTGCACGGGCGTATTGACGTGCAGCCGGTCCAGAAGGTCCCGCAGGAGAGATGGAGGAGTACGGGCTCTGTCGGCCATGGGAAGGCAGAGGAGAAGTGGTAGCGACGCTTCCCCATATCCGAGTCCGGCAACCGCGtgcggtggtggtggtggccaATCCTGCGGGCAAGCAAGGGCAGGCATAGGGCCGTTGTGGTTGCCTGTATGCAGCCCTGGATGCAGACCTGGATGCAGGCGTTGGCCGGGGTAGGTATGAGGGCCGAGTCGATGATGCGAAACGACGCCTTGACAAGTGATGGCTGCTACATCACACATCACACATCATACATTACACATCATACATCACACACCATACATCATACATCATACAACATACAACATACAACATACAACATACATCATACATCATACATCATACATCATACATCATACATCACACCGCATCACGCATCACGTACCATGCGAGGCTCACGGGCTGCAGCCTGTGCCATGAACGGACGGGGGGTTGggagcatgcatgcacttgtcTGTTGCGGCACGTCCTCTGAAGCAtgctccctccctctccggCTCTGCATCTGTCCCTTTGTCTCTGTTTCCATACCCCTCCCCCTTCTCTCTCtctgtgtgtgtgtgtgtgtgtgtatgtgtgtgtgtgtgtgtgtgtgtgtgtgtgtgtgtgtgtgtgtgtgtgtgtgtttGTGGGAAGTTTGGAATTACAGCTTCAGTTCTGGAGGTGCTGCTCTCACCGCTCCGGAAAGTTCCGCTGCTGTTCCTTCTTGATATACAATTCGCCACGAAGGGTCAACGCCCTGTGGAGAAGGGCCATGTGAAGACGAAATCAGTGAGGCCTTTCAACTATATGCAAGATGCACATGTCTTATCTGCATTACTCCGTCGTCAATGAATCAACGAGCACGCTAGGCTGGACTTGCTCTGACGGGTGAATCGACAAGACGCCTGAAGGAGGAACGTGCCGGGGGTCTCGATGGGGAGCATTCACTATACCAAGTATTACACAGAAGTGCTCATGCCCATTATTACCACCTTTTAGCAgcctctacggagtactaataggtactactagtaggtaatagtaggtaatagtaggtacctgtaagtgtacaacccactgtaagtactccgctGCGTAGGTACAGGAGCATTGCCGTAAACTCCTCGAGTACTAGTCCCTCACGCAAAGCCGTAGGATGTTGGTACATCGCATGCGTGTTGTATCAGTACCAGAGGAGAATGCCCAAGTGCATGCACCAAGTATTATAGTGTTGGTAAGCAGTAggcatgtacgagtacatcaacagtaggtactccgtacacaccTCCAAGGTACTTGGAGATGAGGATAGTTCGAGTacaggcactccgtattacttgtaacTCAGTACGGTTAGTGCAGCTGTGAGGGGATGTGGCAGCAGTGTTGTACCTTGATGGCTTCCACTCGTCAATCAATAGCCGATTTTACGCTTTTGTGATCGGCCCGTCCGACATGCTTGTGTTACATCATCACCAATACCGGCACAGGGTAGGTAGCTGCCTCGCCGTTGAATTTCGTAATCGGGTGCGACTGATTGCGACTGATTGCGACTGATTGCGGCCTGCCTGTATAGCGATGTGCCAATGCTATACTTGGGGGTATGTCTTCTGTGAGATCAAATCGATGAACCTCCCGGCCGCGTGCGATGTCCGTAGTTTCGATCAAATCACCCTCGGTGGACTGGAAATACAAggacggccgacggaggGCTCGCTGGATTCTTGCCCTTTTTATTCACGCGATTTATTGTACAGCCTTATGAAGAACGAATTGCATGTACGTGGAAGGACGTAGGCCAATCTGTGCCTGTAAGCATGGGTTATGGTCGTCGTAGGGAGTGCATTGCAGATGTACATGAGCATGGCCCTTGGAGCGGTTCGtagcgtacatgtacttacggtgcctacagtacagtacagtacgactAGCAGAAAGCAGGCCACTCTTGATCGCCAGCTGATGAGTTTCAGCTTCATCAACATTCTCACCTGGCACCTCATCACGACCGACAACCAAAGGCCACAACCCACAGCACAAAACAACATGCATGCCCGGACACTCGGTCGTCTGGGCGATCAGGTATTATGCCAGAAGACCAAGTCTCAGGGTGCCTGCTTGGTCGGACAGGGCACCAGGGCTAGCAACCTACCCTAGACGGCCGCTCGGTTCCAGCTGGCTCTGAGCTGCCTACCTTGGCAGTTttcgctgccgacgagcttgGTTTTTTCAGACTCGGCAAAAGACCAACAGTAGGTATGATttcgccaccgccgagggCCGAAACCGTTGCTGGCCCACCGTGACGCAACTTGAGACGCTCGATTGACCTCTCATCAGATGACAGAAACGCAAGCGAGCGAGCGCCTCCTTCAGGCAGGAGAACGATCACGCAAGCGACGATAGCAAGAAGCAGAATATTACCAATGGTACGGCATAGTGCCAGTGATACGcgcacggcctcgtcggtccCACCGCTCTGCAGACGGCTTTCGGTCTTTGATATATTTAGATGTAATAGAGTTACGTTAGTGGCCCATTCTGACGCCGCCTTTTCGTCGATGGCGCAGCGGCCAAAGGGCAGGATAACGGGCCAAGGGCAGTGGACAAGGCCAGCAACGacgccgtccgtccgtccgtcggtcGAGAAGCCGCACGCCACGGCGCGTGGTTTTGGCGAGTTGGAAACGAAGCTAACATGGACGAGGCCAGTTTTCAGCCTTCTCGACAGAATGGCCGCCACCACTCGTCatgccggcgaggtggaggctcctcggccggcctaTGCCTGACGGATGGCAGATGGAGACCAAAGGACGCAGCATGTCTGCGTGCCGAGCTCAAGTGCACTGGTTCGACCGGTGCTTCCCCCAGTAGGTATTGTGCAGGTGCTTGCTTGGCAGTGAGTTGGCAAAGGTTCAAGCAGATAACGCATTGCCCAATAACCGTAGATGGTACCAAGGGAAGCAGGATGACGCAAGAGCACGCACCCTGATTGCTCCGTGTGCGAGTGCGTAACTGGTGGAACGTACTCCGCGAATGCAATCatgctgcatgtacggagtggcACATGCAAGATAAGGGAGATGGGCCCGAACACGGATCCATCGATACCAATGGCACCCGATGCTAGGGATTCACTCACTTGGGTATCGAAATGTACGCTGCACGTTCGGCGACAAGCAGTTTGCTTCCCTCAGCACCATGCATTTTGCGCGTCGAGAGAGAATGCTGGCACCCTCAACCATGCCCAGCAGTAGTCTTGTCCGCGTGGGTAGTTGCGTCGCCGAGCGAGTATTCTGACCGCCCGCTgtgcgacggcaccgaccgGCCATGTTTTTGTGTCATCGGCCATACCTGCATCATGGCGATGACTTGGAGATGGAGGCCCTTTGAGGCCCTTTGACAGCTGGCTTCAAGCGCAGATAAGACGGTTACGTGACGGGGTATGCCCGACGGCCATCGAAGCCGCACAGCGAACctgcacgtactccgtaccagcaATACTTGCTTTCGCATTCGCCCCCGTTAGTGCAGTCGCATTCGCCCCCGTTAGTGCAGTCGTCATCTTCGCCCCTCCACAAAGCGCACGGCGGCACGATGCGGCAGTGACAGTGACAGTGCTGTATCCGTAAATGCAAGCAATACGGAGCACCAAGAGCTGAATTACGGGCACATGTGCCACGGATACACGTAGCCACCCAGCACAAGATAGCAAATAGCCGCACCAGAGGTTGATGAGACTGCAACTACCACTGCAGTAGCACGTCGTAGTGATGACTAGTGGTGAGTGGTTGGTGGCTGCAACTTATCCGTCCCACCCCCCTATGGGCCGAGGTCGGTCCATCATGCCTCGCCGTGCGGCAGGACAGGGCGAGAGTGCGTGTGGTGCCACCATTGCGCGCCGAGATGATGTGACCATGATTTCATCATTTCATCATGTCTCGACGCCGGGGTATTTCGTCAGCAAAGGCCTGACACTCTGGGATCCTGCTCGAACTGCGCACcagttgccgtcgtcgatggagaGCGATCCGCCAGTACGCATTCCCAACCACATCATGAAGCCTTTCGTTGTCAAGCCGGGCCCCTgccccgtcggcgccgaaACATGATTTATTTTGTTGCTCCGTTGGAGATTTCAATTCGGTGTAGGGAATACATCTGCCCGAAAGACGTCGAGTCCCGATCATCCTGGGCTCCCTACGGGCCTGGAACCACCTTCCTTCTCCCTCAAGCGAAACAAGGGTGCGAGAGAGGCTGTTGAGCAGACGGATACTGTCCATGTGCTTCTCGGGGGAAGTAGACAAGTGTCCAGCGACCTTGCACTTATCCATTGTTGCCAGGCAAGCTGTTTGAGGCAGCAGGGAAGTGAATGTCTGGGCTGCCAATCGACGGCAAAGGGATGCCTCgaggcgtcggcatcgagccTTCACTGATGGGGAAATCATGATATCAGCAAGATCTGAGGGCTGGCTTCGAGCTGCGATTGGCGTTGGCAAATCGCAACCGTGGCTTGACGCCAATCAGGGCCCTGTGCTGTCGACGTGGCCCCAGCACGGCGCACGgaacgaagacgacgaccacCGACGGCAAGGCATATCGAGTGAGTGAGTACTTGAGTGACTGTGTGGAGACGGAGAAAGACGGAGCAGGAGAGCGAATGAATCAATGAATTGAATGAATGAGGGAGGGAGAGTGTGAGTGAGTTTGTGAGCGAGGAAGCGAGCGAGCAAGTTGTGTGCCGTGCCTTGCACACGGTGGTGGACGGATCGATGGGTGAGGGACGTACGTGATGAGactgtacgtacgtactAATTACCTCCAGCAAGAGGTAGGACTGCTTGCTACTGGCTGAAGGCGTCATGCATCATGCATCATGCATCTGCTGAAGCCACAGCGGGTTGGCAACGCCGCCAGGACGCCATGGCTGTGGCCTGAGATCAGTTACTAAACACCACATCTGCCAAGGCAGTCGGCGCGCAGATGtgggtgtgcatgtacatgtacatgggcGTGCGCTGGTACCGAGGCCGGCACCACGTAGTAAGTGTGTTGTGACCTTGACAGCCTCGGAGCGCCGCGACAACCCACGTGCTTCCCGGAAGGCTGTAGCGCCGCCCGTCTCGATGGCGAAGCGCACCCGTTGCTCTCGAACCGTGGCAATAGCAGATGAGGGCGGCACGCTGGCATCAAGGACGCGGCGGCACCGCACGGCTGTGAGTGCAAAGGTACCTCATGAAGGGGGAGGAAAAAGCACGCAGCTGGCGGCCTCCCgttcgtacatgtaccgtactgCGCAggattacatgtactccgtactggtactccgtacatggatggaAAATCTCTGCAGGGCGGTCAAGGGCACCACCTGCCGGCTTGCATATCAAAGTTGCACAGCGTCCGTCGTGACGGAGATCCGGCAGGGCAGGGGCGGCCGGACAGACAGACAAGGCAGGGGCCAGGCAGCCAGGCCGGGCCTCCGTCCCTGATGGAGGGGGAAGGTCCGGCCAGGCATTAATtcactacagtacagtactccgtactccgtacatgtattacttgcattccgtacttgcatgcgagTAGGTGTGCGCCTAccagtaatacggagtaatacttgattGCGGCAAGCACTCCCTCCCGAGGTGGAGTGCCCGACGCGCGGTATTGGTACATGCACGCTACGGCGTGGTgatacatgcacggagtgctgtcGGCTCATCCACCACGTCCCGCGAGTACGGTGCTCGCGGCTGTGGTGACAGTGTTTCACTCTACGGAACTGCACGGGAACGAATGCGTGTGCAAGTTCATCATCTTCTAGAACGATGACGAGCTCTCGTATTTCGCCATCGACATGACCGGCGTTGCCGACGcagcgaggccgccgacacgtgcaagtacgcctGTCGTCGATGGAACGTTTCAATTCCACCTCGGAAGGTACGTTTGACGGATCGGCGGTTCGCTGGCGGAGCGTTTGGCGAAAATCAAACGCCACGGCGGAAACGTGGTGATGTAGACGGCCGCCATTcgccgaaggcgacgagaTGGCGAGGCCAACTGGGCAGcacgcacggagtactccgtaccgtacaacTAGGTCGAGACGAAAGAGTAACACCATGGACCGACGCTGAAGTGCACCTAGGTTAACACATGGTAATACGGATAGTTGGGCAAAAAATCTGCCTCCGCCACCACCACTCAAGGAAATCCAACATCTCCCAGTGCATGGCCAAGACGACTAGCACGAGGACTTGCTGACACTTGCTGAAGGTACCTGGCAGCACAGAAATGCACAGCTTTGTATGGAGTAATTTCAGAGTATTGTAACATGGCGCCCCGAGTGGCTGCAGGCACGACGGCACTCGGCTGGCGGCCGTGGGCAGGAGCCAAGCCCGCTACAGGGAGCCCTCGCACAGTCATCGCCGTTGGCCCTCGGGAACGCTCGGATAATCGGCCTGGCTGGAGGAGATGGCGATACATGGCCTGGGCCACTGCCAGCCAACCGGCATGAGACGAAGCACGGCAGGACTGATTGTGACGACCGTTTGCCATACCACTCCGTGCTCCGGTGGttgggtacggagtgcagagcaCGGCACCATgaattagtagtactccgtgctcggtACTGAGCGGCCAATACGGTACACGCATGACAGCACTTGATTGACATGGCTATCTACCTGGTACCTACCTAACCTATGTACTAGGTAAGGTAGGTAGCGAGTGCAGCACCAGGGACTGgactctgcaagtacatccaTCACCGCTCCGACACTCATTCAGCCATACGGGCCATCATCCGGACCAAGTCTCCTAGTGCTCGGACTCCACCGCAGGCATGCAAGCCCTCTCGACGAATAATAcccatgcatgcatgcacctacGCGTCCTCCCTCCCATCGGCTGAAGGGGATCGTTCGTCCGCCGGCGCTTCCATTCGGCGGCCGAAGAGGACCGATTCGCAACGGTCCATGGTCGGAACCAACACGACGGCCGGTTTCGCTCCTCGAAGCTCCCGAAAGAACACTTCCGCGgggtcgtcttcgtcgactCGTCCTCTTCGTTCCTCCACTTGGCGCCGGCAGGTGTCAGGCAGAAAGATCATAAGGGATAATTACTTGGTTTCCGGCCCGAGAGCCATGAGCCGGCACGGTGGATGGTTCCTCGCATCCCATCATCCGTCCACTGCTCCTCCCTCGCGAGTCGACGCGGGCTCGTGAGGGGTGCCTGCGTGGGAATGATGCTGCTCTCGTCCGGACTGGCACTTCTTGCCATGCTGACCGAGTCTCCCGACTCTGCGAAGTGACTGTTATTCATCATGCACGATTCGGCAGAGCAACCGTGCCCGCCGTGTCGGAGAGCCCGTCGTGTCGGAGATGCTCGTCTAATGAGATGGCTGTTggcatgccgccgccatggaaCCCCGACCGCGCCGGTCGGAGGAGGCTCAGCAAAGCCTCTGGGAGACGCAGGCTTGGCAGGCCCCCCCGCCTCTGGGTGggcgtacttgcaggtgtacctACTTGGTAAGTAAACCGCCATGAACGTACAGCGACCGGTAATACCCAGTAatgtaattactgcaagtacacgcacacctagcagtattattactgtacacaaGCCGCTCTGTTTTAGTGCGCCAAGGTGTGAGACTCGTCCATTTGGCCACGACCGCTTCGGCATGAACGAGATGGCCAATTTTAGCGAGTCTGCGCTTTTCTCCATGATCCTCCGACCCGCGGGAAAACATCGACAAGGGAGTGAGTGTCCTTGGCGAAATGGACTCTGTCCATGCGCGCTAGTAATTGTAATATGTCTGATACGATACAAGTATTGACAtacctcatcctcggccggcgcttCCGGACGGCGGGCGAAATGGATTCCAGAACAAACTGCCGATGCGAAGTCGGTACGGTTAGGACGCTAGGAACTTGGTGTTGGGTACCtggtacttacctacctaccaacagtagtagtaggtaccaaGGATTGTATCGACTGTGCCTGCCCGCCTCTCCGCCTGTCCCTGCACGAGTTTACAGGCTCTTTGTCGTTTGCACCTTGGCCTGCATGTACGACGGTGTCTGTCCAAGATCTTGTGCGCCAGAGTCATGCcgccgtgcatgcatgcgtcACATCCATGATGATGCCTACCTGCCTGTCCGCCTGTCTGAGTGAAGGAATGTGTGAGTGAGTAGGTGAGTGAATGAACgagtgagtacggagtaagtgaatgaatgaatgtgCGTGCGCTGAACGCACAGCTACTTTGAATGTGCGAGAGCGCCAAGTCatggagggagggagagagaggGAGGGCGGTTGGGCGGTAAATTGCTGAAACCGGGGGAGAATGTCCGTCAGTCAGTGCATCGGTGCTGTGAGTGCGGGTATTCGATTCGATAGTTGTGTGGTACAGAGAACTGTACCCATCATCagcagttgtactgtacctagtacttacttgctttAGTACTGGTACGTTGGGGGAGGGGTTTGGGGGAGTACAACTCACATACTCGTATGGAGTTCTCCGTACCACAGGACGTACGTATTATACTACAGTAGACTGCTTGACTTACGTGCTGCACTGCATTTACCACctggtaggtaagtacagtactcggcCGGCACTATGAAtttgtacagcaagtaattgcacggagtactctgtacggcaTGTACTCATTAGATTCAACAGAACAACCATCAAAATGCACGCCGTCCATGTGTGTTTTGTTACTagtcgtccgtccgtccaaGGAACTGTTCTCTCGTATCGTTCCTTCGAGTAATGGCCAGGTCACTGCTGAGCAATCGCTCcgcacacgcacatgtactgtacatactaCCTTGGTGATGCAGAACTGCATGGATGGAGCTGCATGCACGGAGGACATGTAGCAGCCATGCCTACCACCCACATGCAGTATTATTCCCTAGTAGGTGCATTGGACATGCGTACACCGCaagtgtgcatgcacagatGGGGGGAGTGCGACAAAGGACGAGCGCTGGAGGCAGGTACCGAGCCGTCAAGAAATCCCCATGACGGTACCTAGAAGCCCTCTGGACGGTATCTGGACGGGTGGCCTTGGCTTGGGGCGCTGCAGGCCTGCAAACGGGCGCTCGTGGCTGCTGCGAGTTGCAAGGGTCCCGTCCCCGCAGGGACTTGcctccgcccccccccccaatcGACGGCTGCAGCTGTCTCATCTCCTCCTTCCATGATCCAGCCGACCTACCAACCAACCTCCCAACccatgccgatgccgtcccATTTAATCCCACGGCCAAAGTCCTTTGCCGGAtcgacctcctcctctcctccaaGGGCGAGAGAGGACAAGGCGGAGCGGTGCTCCGGACCCGTCGTCCACTCATCATGCTCGCCCacgtcctcgtgctcgtgcgtgttttggcgccgtcctcgtccacgcGCCCGCAATGTGCGGTccatgtaccggtacgcGTGCTGGGACGACGCGCGTGCATCGTCTGCGGAGTGTCCCGCACCGGAGAAATGCGAGGACCGTTCCGCCATCAACTGCATACCACTGCCTCGATGAGCACATACCTGGGCTGCGAGGTGGCCGCGGCCAGCCtgtcgtactcgtactcgcactCGCGCTTGCGTCGTCGCAGAGGGGACGGGGGCTCCAAACTCGCCAGTGGTCGGCAGGCGATTCGGCGCCTTtcaggtacctacctacctgcctagtaggtaggtgccGTGGCGCATCGTCGATGTGTGCTGATATGGAcgtctgtacggagtacggtgcggtgcggtgcggtgcggtgcggtgggTGGTTGTCAAGCGTAGCACTCGATCGCGTGCTCCCTTCTCCGCACGTCGATACGTCTG includes these proteins:
- a CDS encoding tRNA methyltransferase Trm5, whose product is MNLFRLPAAVRAAETLDRALFSRTLPTAAASVRDNRLLAKYRKQLEKTNEMLLLDRFNPIVADPDASLGGQGRKCLILQPSVKPGVPETWSPVLQEASKLGDLTVVPFEVTIGYDLWSYLDVMRSLLPEHLHGEIPVGFNTAGHVAHLNLRSQYQPYKHMIAQVIVDKNPTIRTVINKTDNVGTESEFRTFAYEVLAGADDMLVEVNEAGCVFQFDYSKVYWNTKLGTEHQRITGLFKAGEVVVDVMAGIGPFAAPAGKKGVFVWANDKNPESYKYLSEVVSEFVKPFNCDGHDFIRKAADLVLEASRRGDCAVVKPVKVSRSAPVESRPAPVRIPVPATVAHFVMNLPASALEFLHNFRGLYHGQERLFAPHTETRLPMVHAHCFAVKATDATALDDICGRIYNELGVKFTPGDAARDGEVSIHEVRDVAPAKRMFCASFRLPAEVAFAPRA